A stretch of DNA from Montipora capricornis isolate CH-2021 chromosome 1, ASM3666992v2, whole genome shotgun sequence:
TATTGAGGTGTATCACCCAAACTAGGGACAAAATCCTGTTTTTACTTTTGACGCTGTAGTGAATGAAGCAATCTTAAATCCAGTAATTTTTATGGATTATTCGCAACAACGCTTAGATCAACTCACCATGACCGGAATCCACGTCAAATGAAAGCTTAGTCCCAACACGCAAATCATTTTGGTGAACTCTCTTTCTGCTCCAATTCTTCGGTTATAAATTGCGATTCTTCGGGACGAGAAGAACGGGGCCGAGGCACCGACGACTGAATAAGTCGGACAACTAATGCAGCTCGGTACACTGTGCACAATCTGTAACAGAAAACACGCTGAACTACTCATGAGGACAGCAAATAAAAATGTGTATTCTTTGTTCTTCTGCGGATAGCTTATTCGATCTATGGAGCATAGTATCTCGGTTGTTGTTCCGTTCGATAATGTGTTGTCCCTTATGTGGGACGAAACACCTTCCGGGCCGAGGCCAATGTAAGGTAAAGATGCGATCGCAAAAGCAACAATGTCAATCCCAACCACTAAATTTGCGATCACCATAAGCGAATTCCTCTTCTCTCGATACCTGTGTGCATATCTGGAACACGCAAACGAAGATGATAGTCTTTCCCCTATGCTTCGATAGATTCCTCTCGCTTTCATAGCGAGATAAGCGGTGTAATTCAAGGTCGTAATGACAAATAACGAAGCGAGCTTAAACCACACAAACATGAGGTAAAACATCTCGCAGATCGTCGGCCTTTTAACAAAATTTGTCCTCTTTCCGCCGGTGCAAGCATCGTACATCGACAAGTAGATAGGCAGCGGGACTGAGACTGTGAGAATGTCCAACAAAACAAGCGAAATTAGCAAAATATCTCTGCTACTTTGATGACATTGGCGACGAATCTTCGTGTAACACACAATCCATGAAAGTATGTTTAGAGATAATCCTGTTATACCGACGACAACCAGATATAAGTTCATAGAACTTGAAAATGTACAATGCGATGACTCCATGTTGTGTGGGTTATTCTGCCTTCGTCTTCAAGTTGGCACTGTTTTGTGACATGCCCATACCATCTGTCAAACGTTGTGGTTGTGACGAAGACATAATGATCATGTCTTTAGTGACAAAACAAAGTGTCGAATATCGATCATGACAATGAGCTAAACTAAGATActattaaatttaaatttacattCACAAATAAATAAAGACGGTAAGAAACATAGCTATCACTTTTCTGCAGTTACGTACGCTGCGTTCGAtatcttttttgtgttttttcgtTTGATTGTTTAATTCACAGGAAAGGCCTAGGTAAAGTTTACACCATCTTATTTGGATGTTGGAAGTCTTTCCGAATGAAAATCGTTACATAATAACGTTGCATCTGATTTGTTGGTTATCGAAAATAGTCTCAAACTGAATTTTCGGTTGCAACTGTATGTAGCCTTCTTCAGAGTAAAATATTCAGTTTAAGACTATTTTTTTCTATATATAACCAAATTTGTTAAATCAGACTAAGATACAACTTTAATAAAAAACACATTATATTATCATGATGACTGCTCGCCTTTCAAACATTTACAAGAAAATCGTTACTCTCAGAGGTTACACCGAGATTATACAATctaaaaaaaatggattttagGCGATGAAAGTTGCAATGCGCATTTGATCAGAGTACTATTCACTAAACGCCTTTTAGATAGTTTAGCTCTTAAGACAAGCAGTTTTTAGTATATGAACCTTGCTTAAAGTAAATCAAAAATAGATGagtaaaatcaatcaatcaatcaaaaaataaaCGACAAAtgaatacataaataaataaataaataaatgatgagTAAATAAATACATAGGGAAATaagtcaataaataaataaataactaaagaacaataaataggaaataaataaattcattcCACTAGCCACATAATTTTGACAGCCAGTAAAGCCTCGTTTACACGAGCAAgctttccttgacaagtttcctTGGCAATTATCATTGTTGGTGGAAATGATCAACAAGTTGAAAAGGAATAATTTCTCCATGATGAACAAGTTTA
This window harbors:
- the LOC138052036 gene encoding uncharacterized protein, whose protein sequence is MESSHCTFSSSMNLYLVVVGITGLSLNILSWIVCYTKIRRQCHQSSRDILLISLVLLDILTVSVPLPIYLSMYDACTGGKRTNFVKRPTICEMFYLMFVWFKLASLFVITTLNYTAYLAMKARGIYRSIGERLSSSFACSRYAHRYREKRNSLMVIANLVVGIDIVAFAIASLPYIGLGPEGVSSHIRDNTLSNGTTTEILCSIDRISYPQKNKEYTFLFAVLMSSSACFLLQIVHSVPSCISCPTYSVVGASAPFFSSRRIAIYNRRIGAEREFTKMICVLGLSFHLTWIPVMVAIGFIMSGYLITTEFSQYVIAASFLPPCLDPVFFAVFLVDFREGYKAVLKFIPDKLDRLLKDCAIVFNKPKEIMTVTSSTTVSLSTVKFEETNT